The genomic region TGGTAGTTTTTGGAatgtgggacaaccagattggTAGTTTTTGGAATGTGGGACAACCAGACTGGTAGTTTTTGGAATGTGGGACAACCAGACTGGTAGTTTTTGGATTATGGAAAATCAGACGGGTAGTTTTTGGAATGTGGGACAACCAGACTGGTAGTTTTTGGAATGCAGGACAACCAGACTGGTAGTTTTTGGAATGCAGGACAACCAGACTGGTAGTTTTTGGAATGCAGGACAACCAGACTGGTAGTTTTTGGAATGTGGGACAACCAGACTGGTAGTTTTTGGAATGCAGGACAACCAGATTTGTAGTTTTTGGAATGTGGGACAATCAGACTGGTAATTTTGGAATGTGGGACAACCAGACTGGTAGTTTTTGGACTGCAGGACAACCAGACTGGTAGTTTTGGGAATGCAGGACAACCAGACTGGTAGTTTTTGGAATGTGGGACAACCAGACTGGTAGTTTTTGATTGTGGGTCAACCAGACTGGTAGTTTTTGGACTGCAGGACAACCAGACTGGTAGTTTTTGGAttgtgggacaaccagattggTAGTTTTTGATTGTGGGTCAACCAGGCTGGTAGTTTTTGGACTGCAGGACAACCAGACTGGTAGTTTTTGGAATGTGGGACAACCAGACTGTTAGGTTTTTATTGTGGGACAACCAGACTGGTAGTTTTTGGATTATGGGACAACCAGACTGGTAGTTTTTGATTGTGGGATAACTCTTTGATAGCTTGATAGTTTCTACACTCCTCTGATCTGCCCATCACTCCTATACTAAATACACACCTTTGTAAGGAACCTCCCTGAGATCCTCAAGGTCACATTTATTACCGGCCATTGCTAATACTATATTCGGTGAGGCATTCTTTCGTAATTCATTTATCCACTCCTTCACAGCTCGGAATGTTTGCTAGTTAGAAAGAATATAACACATGGTTATGTGATTATACAATGTTCAACTGTAATtacaaatcattaaaaaaaaacttgtataagttaaatttcaataaaatgattACTGAGTTTTCAGGATAAGTTTTTTtacaagcatactgggtattgctaaatCATTACATGTCCCCATCCTGTCCCAACTagaaatagtaacagtgacattgatCCAAAAACTCTTCAACTCAAACTTTtctgagatattatggtccttttaTATCATCGGGTGAAGCTTGATCAAAATCCCTAAAGGAACAAAGTGGTATAGAGTGCTGACAAACATCGGcgttacatacatatacatttatcgAAAAAGATGGAAAGAGAGAAAACCTTTAGTCTCTTCGGTTTCATCAGTAGGGGACTTAAGATTGAAATATGGAAAATCTATTACACCCTGCCTGTATCTCATGGCATAGCATCAGCTTTAtgtttgaacatttaaaattATGAGATATTACTCACCGACAAGATTTGATCCCAATATTATCAGTCTGTAATTTGACTAAAGATCATGACCACACTTACACTCTCCCATTATTAGTACAACCTTAATCAAACAATTTTATTGCCCAGGACAGGAATGCTTACCTCCCTTGTAATGTCGTAGACCACAATAGCGGCAGCTGATCCTCTGTAATACATCGGAGCCAGTGCTCTGTACTGtaaaaacatgaaacatttATAATAGAAAAATATAGAGACTGATATCAGGAAAGTAAGAAATCATCAGACACAAATTATAAGTTGAACTTAACAGTAATATTCccaattaaaatcaaatttgatgataaattaaacattatctgttataaccTGACACAACCAAATCaggttttcatttttgttaGGGTTACTTCCCTTCCCACACAAGTGATAAGTACCGACCTTTTCCTGTCCAGCTGTATCCCAGATTTGGAAGGCATAGTGTTTTCCATCCACTTCAATGCGTTTGGTCATAAAGGATGcactgtcaacacaaaacatcacatggtaattttgtaacaggagaggagaaaatgtagcggccagaccggggttcgaacccgggacctccgaacactagccgatgctctaccaattgagctacctggtcaccgatgatcgacccagtccagtcccgccaCAATTTTTCCCTAGTAGCAGTGATTTTAGTCCACATAATAATAAGGAATAATATGAAAATCTTCATTCGTTTCTGGAATAGACTCCTAGGAAAGAGTGTATAACATCCCACCTGGGCGCATGTGCAGAAGAAgtacatattttatcattattttgggggatttttttcttatatacaAAGCAGTCAACATGTAGAACTTAAAAGCAGAGGATGGTCGTTTGTTAACTATGTTGGCTGGGGAACGTGTTTAACTAGTTATAGTCTGGTTTTGAAAGAAGACAGagtgtatattttatcattattttagcGGCTAGGTCAGTGGGAAGATTATTCCAGTCAATGATGCTGTGTGGAAAGAATGTGTATTTAAAGAGGTctgtatgtgattgtatttgttttaatgtatgtGACCCTCATGTTCTTCTGTCAGATTGTGTTCAAATATGTTCTGTGGGAATAGACACATGGGAgtgttttattttctaaaagagTGTTAATCCAGTTAGTGTGAATGTTTTTAGAGAGCCCAGAGCATTTGGGGAGTGATAATAAGCccattcaaaatttaaattatgtCACATGATAAGACAAATTCCCAAAACTATCAGTTTACTCCTAAAAATATCCTTCCCAATTGAGTAATTTTCATCACAAATGAGGCAAAGAGGACTTTAATCCAAAATAAATGAAGAAGATGCCCTCGAAATGTCTGTCAGCTAGAGGTTAATGCATATGtcacataaatgtatatcaatgtgtaATGTATCTTTCTTGTTTACAACATGAAAGGCAGCCATGTTCATGTCAAAATGATCATTCAGCTTTTGAGTAGTGATATGTAAATCAGTGAACAATGTCTACACTTTTAGTCCATCATGTCTTGGACAGAGGTTCATGTTcgcttatataaaatatgtaaaagtgTAAAAGGGTGTTTGCTAGGAATTGTACAAACAGGAGACATATCCTGATTAATGTTCTTTTGTTTCAAAGATAACTATTACTGTCAACAACTTACCCTATGGTACTTTCCAGGGCTGACCGGAATTGATCTTTAACAAACCGCATCACAATGCTAGATTTCCCCACTGCAGTTTCCTTTAAATGTAAACACAGAAAAGAGAGCTCTTTGATTTCTTTTAAATACGCACAATCTTGTGTTTTTGACACTAGGTATTTTAACACATGTTAGTGATTTTGGAGGATTTTTTGAGGATATTTGGATGTTCTATTTTTTTACCAGAACAACACAAATCTACATGCAGTTCATGTATGAATTACAATTTCAGATATTTTTATTAAACGTGAGTGAACATAactatgtatacatatcatgtcagtagaatGTGTAACAATATGACATCATCGTGGAtgttgtgtattgatgtgaAGTGATCACATGAcattttttcctttaaatcgaaagtaaatattttatttcaaagataattatttaacatttaggTCTAATGAATAGTCCCACCTAATGATGTTCGCATATATTCTCGTACGAATTACAAACACTGTCAATTTAAAACAGTACGAAGAAGAGAGACATGCAGCTTCTGAAGAAGCAGGAAATCAGTTAAGGACAGGATAAAACAGATAACAAATCGCTTACGCCCAGGAGGCATAGTTTCACTTCCCTCACAGCCATGGCTCACGTCACCGGGGAAAGAAAATCACTCATAATAACCTGGAGATTCAATAAAGCATAATTAAAGTCAACGATTCACAGATTTCTAACAAAGACGTGTATGTTACGGGAGCAACCATTATACTACGTCCGCCATATTGATTCGAGCATTTTTTACACTCCAGGCAAGTCACATGATCATCACGTGATTTCTACAAAGAGCGCGGGAATTTGAAATAGTGATAGCAATGTGCATAATTTAAAGCCAACTAGGCCTCTATGAGGCACCCAAGAAGTGGAACataaatcaatacatataatttataacataaaatcAATGCTCAACAATTTTTTAGAAAAGAAATCAATGAGCTCCATTGGAAGGTGGAGAATCAATATCAAGGAGGTCCAGAAGCTCACAGATAGCTAAAAAAGACCGAcgactgatatatatatatacatatcaaatttaatgTACAGTAgtttttaatcaatttattcTGTCTTGGTtcattgtatgttgtatttgttttgatgtctGTCGGGGAAGAAGGTGTTTCATAAGTTTAATGACTTTTGTCTGATCCATTTATCTCAATAAAATATAGTTTAACTAAACAAATACTAAACAAAACTTCAGAATCCGTTATAAAATCGGAAACACTACGGGATCGGCCCATACTAGTTTTTTAAAGGCCGATAAAACATAAGAAACCTTCGGATGATTTAAGAGCTAACGAACTTTCTATATGTATACCAGAATAAGTGTGTGGTGGTGTAATTCTACATTTGTGACAATGATGTCCGACACACTTAAGAAAATACGGGATAACGGTCACAACAAACACAATACAAATctgttttaaaatcaattaaaagagtgtttattatcatattttgaACGAAAGGGTCGCATTTCTTTCTCTGCAAGGATATATCACATTAGTTTGTGGAAATCTAACTAGATATAGATCGATGTACAAAATTCTCTTGTTTTTTAAAGCTACCAAAACAGCCAGAAGGTTTCCAACTTGGTCTTAATATTCCTTTAAAATGTAGAAGTGTTACGAGGGCTAATGATTGATATCATGGTTGTGAGTCTCATATTGacggatttgaattttgccggacatgttgtattatttttcaacataatcccctgcagtatctatacacttttgccagcagtgtttaagggcctcagcTCCACTTTATataactccttttcttggctgttcagaaagtcattcAGTGCAtggatgacgtcatcatcggactgaaagtgggtacccgaaatagctgttttcagttttggaaatgaaagtctgatggagcgagatcaggtgaataagtcAGATGcgcaatcaatttaaagccacaatcgtgaatggggtaaaatgatggacctatgtttcatccatagtgacaaatctctgaagaaagttggctggatcttcctcaaaaaaggttaagattagcacgcgataatgtgcgcctggtgtgcttctgatcaactgtctgaaggcttggtacccatcgggccgaaagtTTTCTCATTGTAAGATCCTCGGTCaaaatggaatgtactctttcctgtgaaatgccaactctactagctacatatgtatatatatttctgtgactcgtctgccagtcataacaatatcaggaactttattgaccatttctggggttgcaatattgacaggccttccaggacggggggtcatcctcaaggctctgtcggccgcgtttaaattccgccacccaccttttcattgtagcatatgaaggggcatctttccctagtgttacTACCATAttattatggatatccttaggtgttaaaccttttttcatgcaaatattggatcactgctctttcacagattttgtccattttgcaaaagtcgcttgtcttgtttactttagagtgctacctcgtggatataaactaaccaaatgtgacctgtccttgggtacacgaccCAATATAGTCAGAGAAAAGTAGGacttgagtacctccttcaatacgaggctcacaacatatcaatcaccCCTCGTACTTCGGTATTCGCCGCCATATCAAAAAATGTATTGACTTCGTGACATAAAAAAGTCAAATCTTGATAGAAAAATACGTATTCTCTATATATCAGAAAAAAGTGACGCTTCTGAAGTTGTGAGATTTTGTGGCATTGACCGATCCCTTTATCTCCATGGAACCAAAATGACTTTCTGATATACGATAATCGAATTTGTGATATCAAAAAATCGAATTCTTGATCTAAAAAGTGGACAGACACTTGTACAATGACCCCTTCCTCATGTGTTCAtgggttgggtttttttccgTTTGTGTACTGCCCGGCGGGTAGGCGTGGTGTACCTTGCTGTCCCATTTCATGATCGTATGAGgcgactatatatatataataccctGTGTACGGATGTGATGTTTTGCTGGGTGTTTTCGACAGTTTATGATTCAGTGACTCAGCACTATAAAGGTAGCCATCAGCTCGGCGCAATCATAAGATGACAGCCATACCACAGACTCCCAAAACTCACGCATGTAGGATAGaccgtcattaaatgaccatTACCTATATAAACCAAACCAGAAAAATCCGGTCGTGTTCCGATTTTCCACCAAAAAAGATAGCACCTATATCAAAAAATAGGAAGCGATGCCATGGATCCGGTGATGCAGTACCGACGATAAAAATGCAGATTCGTTGTAGGGTTATTTTCGACGCTGGGAGGGTTCTCGAACCTACGTACAAACGGCGGGAGACAAATTGGGTGCGATAGTACAGGGGACGAAAGTATCGTCCTATTACGGATTCTGAATATCAGAATATAGTTTCCAATGTTAGAATAATAACGTcgatctttttttttatatcagaaaTTCAAAAATCTGATATGAAAAATAGAAAGATGTTTGGATTTACTTTGAAATAGCTGACACGAATCGCTGCCAGGACTCTGTACCACGACATTGATACTGGCTGCTCAGAcagatataaattatatctgtcTAAATATCTGTTACATTATAAACGACACTGCTAGCCTCTTACATACAGCTGATAACCTGACTCAATTAGTCTGGCTGGTAATTGGGATAGTGTCACGTGACAACCCAGACTTTATTTCAATAACCATGAATTACTCGGACTAAATTCCCGCGGACAGATGGACGTTCGCCACAGAATGGGCGTCACAATCTCATTACGTTATAAATACTACACTAGCAgtgttgtatgttttttattACGAGATATCAAACACATCTAATGAACCATGTCTTTGTGTGAAACCCACAGGAAaattgttatgatattatgatgaagattatttacataaattagCAAAACTGTTTAATATGATTGCTGCTTCTGTGGTTTTAGAATTTAATTAGGATGTTCCTAACTGAGCAGCGAGCCGCTATGGAGGGAATCCCTGATAGGGCTAATCGGTCTTTTGTCAGCCCGTCACAGCCGGACCAGATCGCCCTGCCGTCCTATATGGATTTAATTACACTTTGCGGTCGAATATGACAACATTGCATTATATAAAAAACCACAGCATTGTGATGTGGCGGGATAACAATACCCGACCCTAAGATAACAATACGGAGACCAGTCTGACAAGAaataccccctcccccccctccctcccacTCCCTGTCTCTCTTTCTCTTCTGTTCCCGTCGACTTAAGACACGTAAATAAATGGATAAATTTCCTCTCTCCTTCTACACTCTTCACTTCCTTCTTCTCTAGATCTCTTCAAATTGCTGTCctccaaaattaaaatttacCAAAAGGATTTGCAATATTTTTTGCATAATCATCActatataattcacaatataGGGAGACACGCTTTACTATCGCTGTATCTCCCCTTTTGTCCCTTACAGACACAAAGAAGATCAATTTTTAATATGGGCTCAGTGATTGATGTATTGTATGCATTTAAACAATGGAATCCCTATAGCTGTGTCTTCCTTCTAGGTTTCTAAAGTGATGCTCTTACTTAAAATAAAAAGCGTTGAAATcgaaaaagaaaattaatgggGAAAATGACCAAATTAACCAGTAGATTTCAAAACAGCTGtaggttgtctccctttacacACAGCCAGCCTTCAAATTGTACTGAACATAGCATTGAAGAAAGAAATCACGTCTttgaaaaataaagtatttgcACATATTTATCATTCTGGAAACTATTCCTCATGGTGAATTTAACTGTCTCCAAAAATTATCGTCTGTACAAGCTTCCTTTAACAGTTTGTATTGGTTCCCGATACATTATATAAAGAAACAGTGCCACAATTGGTGGAACAGTCGTTTCCGTTGTACAAAGGcaaaaatgtcttcatgtcaattcaggtcaaaCTCAGGTCAGtttcaggtcaaatttaccTCAAGATATTTTGCCTGTGTAGATTGACTGCTTTCTATGGTAACCATTTCTGGTTGGCGACAAATTGCTGTCGGATCTTGAAGTTGACGTGACATCATTTGTGAATGATGGGGAAGCTGGAAATGGTTACTACTGTAACAGATGTAGGGCTCTGTTCTTTGTTTGCATCTGATTATACTTGAAACACAAGTGGTTACTTGGTAGTTTTATATTTTAGAATTGTATAACATTTGCGTAAATGATTTGTCATGTCTGTCATGTACTTCCGGACAAAATAACGTAATGTAAAACGCCAACCGGaatgtttgaatttttttccgTAGTTTCGTTTCGTTGTAAAAGATTATTTTTCACCCCGACGACCAAATCAAATCTAGCAAATAAACGCAATCGAAATGATGCAACGAAAGAACTGTTGAATAGTACTCTATGGATTTGGAATATAAACACATCTAGTGCGTAAATGTAGTCCGTcctatttattgtttatttttacgCAGCAATACGTAGTTAATGAAGGAGGTAATAACATCGATTTACAGAAATCTCGCCGTCATGATTTAGCTGATAAAGTTCACAAAAATATCGTTTACAGATTTTTTTAGTTCTGGCAGAGTCTTATCATATAAacaaattcttttttttaattatttgccAACGAAATAGAATACTTACCAGTTTTAATGTGTTTTTGATTGGTAGGTTTCAGTAATATTGATGGTATTTCTTACACAGGAGCCCGAGTTCCGGACTACCGTCTCCGTGACTGACATTAAAACGACGAAGAAAGCAATGCATTTGCCTCACTCTCAGTCTGGGAATCGTGATATGGTATGTCATTGTTACCTATCGTTTGACGAAGTGCTATCGGCGTAGTCACAAATGTCTTTACTCGTGCGTGTGGCAGATTGTTGAACATGGCGTTACTTGGATCTCTAAgcatataataataatgataataattataaagGTCCCGCCTTTTAGCTTAGATTTGACATTTGACCGAAAATTGCGACAGTGGCAATAGGCGACGGGGTTCACTAACCATGCAGTACACCGAATGATGGTATTGTCAACGTTTTTAGAACATGTGGCGGAAAACTGCAAATGATGGCAACACAAACGTTACGTCCAAATGAACAGAGACGGTTACAATTAGTCCAAAGAGTTTTAACTTTCTAACGACGATTTAATTATAAGTAATAAACTGCCTTCCTTAGAAATTTATTGTCCCATAATTCTCACAGGGTTGGAGGCAAATTGAATAACGCTCGTTAGAGCTTTATGGcttatttttttactttttaaatattAAGGCAATTTAATAGTTACTTATATCTTAAAACAATGACAAGATTATctcatttcaaattcaaatttcacgTTGTCAGTTAATAGGACCTGTTATTGTGACGTTACGAGTAAACGCGACCGTTctcagcaaaaatatatatagttcgcggaaataaatatgtacatttattacatttttaccaatgaaatatcgaaaaatattcattctataaaagtgatattttcactagtgtaaaatatcaaaatattagcctcacccgtgaaatatatttggtattattgaagacaatgttagatatcccctatatctataaatttcatcatttaatcaatatattccaCCGTGAGGATATTCGCCTTTTGtacaacataacaatataatttgttgcaaatcacatttttttaacCCGGTTGCACGAATTTTCGTGACGTCAAAAAAACGTATGCCAGAAAAAGCGACGTCATCTAGTGACGAGCATGCGGTTCACATCGATGGGAGATAATTATGATCTGATAACTTTCTTGTTTGTTTGGTAGGcttatatagtgacaatgcagCCAAATTCATaatattgttttggtttctgcCTCTCCAGCGTGTTGTGCCGCCAGCTTTTCCGTCAATAGGCGGTGGAGAGGTCACAGAAAACTCGGACCAGGTTAATGAACTGACGTTGATATAAAAACGAAACTGTAGATAGTATCACAGACACCTGTTGATTATCAACTGCAGCTATTACCTATCATATCATGTTGATGATCTCCCCTCAATCCATCATTAGTGACTATAGGGGGCGCTGCAACTGTGACCGATGCCATGTGATTTAATCATATAGAAAACGAACAATAGGtctattgaaattgaaaaatagattcttttgttttcttttgttctgGCTCGTTTCGAGTTGATGGTTTCTCTTTTTCGCTAGGCTTCGCGCCTCAAAAATACAACTCATCAGAAACTGTTGACTGGTCACCAAAGTTTTTTGTAAAGAATTGTCACTTCTAATATCAGACTATCTCCACCTAGTTTgaatcatatatatagtatcaagaTAAATCGCGGAGATCAGAATcataaaaatttaatttatttgtaatttcaatATTCTAGAGATAGGGAGCAAGTCGAAAGAAATGGTACTTGGGCAGGTTTTCCAGTCCATCGGCATGAATGCATACGTAATTTGTAAAACGTCCTGTTAATTTGTTGTACCTTTTCTGTTTTAAATGGTGTCATCACATTTAAGGATTAGTTTGTTCTATGAGATATTGCTTATACTGTCGACTGATAGTTTAAACTTACATgtgttttgaaatttgaatatcATTCAAATTGCATTGATTTGCCAAACACTATCAATGGGTTGAACAAGTGTATGTGTCTTGTAGCATAACTAGTGACGTGCAAAGATATTATGATGACGTAATACTGATAACAATAATGACGTCAGCAATTGGTTTATGTCATTCATGGGAATATGAATGTcattcaaatttgttttgaGTTATATTGTAGGCTcgtgtatgtatatcatatatactgacatacaaCGGTAAATGATTACGATAACCAGAACAATAACTTCTTTGTTGGAAGCAAATTTTCAAAAGTTCACAAACAACACATCAAGTAACGTCGAATCTTCGATAATGGCTTTTGTTATGTAATTAAAGTATATAATCCAATCATTGTGAAAAAATGATAAGCTGtggtttaatacatgtatacttgtcTACTTCACGGGCAGTTGAAACAGAGTACCATGGTGTAGTTACTTGAACCATATAAGAACCCAGCATGGTGGCAGAACTGCCCCACTCTCCAGGCCGCTACCCCCATACGCTGTGTGTCAGCCCCCAAGTGAAGCGTGGCCCCTCCCGCTCAAGATAGAGTGATCAGCTTTTTAATATGTACTCAGAAACTGTATATGATATCCAATGTACGTGTATGTCATTGGTATTCTAATGTGTTCATAGTTTAAACACCATCCTTTGCTATagcgtatttaaaaaaaaattttggtgTATTTGTGTGTGGAACGTTTAGACCCGTACATGATGCATGGGAGTTTAAGCTGACAGTACTTAGTCCGGAGTTGGACCCGGCTGGTATAGGAAGGGGAGACAATGTCGTATGAGATCCAGGTACCACGCCGTTCTCACATCGATAATGGTTCCGTGGCGCTAATGTGCTCATATATTTATGATGCAGAGGGCGAGGGGTTCACGGGATACGAAATGCTCCCTTTCACCAAATGATAAGTTTGTATCTAGACATGGTGCCGTGGGAACCACGTGTGTCGCTATGGAGATATGGAGGTGTTTAAGATAGTGGTGATTTTATTGTGACTGTAACAAAATGTCACACCTTAGTGACACCACCTAGAACATTTAACAGACCACCGACACCATAGTCCAGTATTTACACAAAAAAATACCTTCTACAGTTCACAAGATTGCTGAATCCTCTTTTACCATAAGATGAGTGGATAAAGCTTATATTGTAATCGATAAGAAATTGTCACACGACCTAATATATGACCATTTGCCGAGTTTCGACATGACATCTCTTTGAATGTTGACATTGAGACATTGAAGACTTCTCTACTTCCTTTGGGATTCATCGTCTGGGAAAGTAAATAGATCTGGAGTTGATAGTTATGGGCGAGGTCTTTTGGTAGGAATGGAGATTAAAACAAAAGTTCAGAGTCTGGcttttttatgtttaaactTCCTGTTTAAATTCACTATTACATACTGTTTTGTGTAAAACTATTTCATATCTTCAGATACAAATCTTAACTTAAGGATACACGTTCTGTGTATAAGAAAGATTCTCCCCATTGCCTTTGCGACATTCTGCATACGGAACTTTGGAAAATTTTGATGACACTTacttgtaaatgtatatattgatttacatgAAAATGATATAGTATGAAAGCGACAACATACGGGAATTTAATGGGAAAAAAAGAAAGCCGGCCAATgcgaaaataattaaattttgacAAATCGGAAAACGCACAACCGTCAATGTGAGGGGAAAAATGACGATATTAAGCGCCATTTTTGGCTAGACTTTTTGTTAGTTTTATTTCGTTTTTGCGGGTTTTCGTCACTCCGTTACGTTGTTTTATTACGTCATTTTGCGTATGTCAAAAATGTCAAACTATATCTAGTTCACACTTGTTTTTGGCGATATTATGTCAATCTGGTATGTGTTGAGGTGCTCAAACGGATTACGGGATCGATTGCATGGATATAGAAAAAAAGGTGAGCGGGCGGGGGgcgcagtggccgagtggttaaggtgtcccgacactttaagactagccctccacctctgggttgcgagttcgaaacctacgttgggcagttcCAGGTGCTGACCA from Pecten maximus chromosome 11, xPecMax1.1, whole genome shotgun sequence harbors:
- the LOC117337269 gene encoding ras-related protein Rab-22A-like, translating into MAVREVKLCLLGETAVGKSSIVMRFVKDQFRSALESTIGASFMTKRIEVDGKHYAFQIWDTAGQEKYRALAPMYYRGSAAAIVVYDITREQTFRAVKEWINELRKNASPNIVLAMAGNKCDLEDLREVPYKDVEEYARQRNAIFIETSALTAVNVPELFIEIARQLPPEDMVPTRMNSSTINLNNDSDQRRKCCGGTNRNEMGSRSSIM